The genomic region TGGATAAAAGCTGCTCCAGGAGTTTCGCCTGGGTCGGGCTGTCGTCGACGATCAGGATCAGGTGTGGTGTCGTTTGGCCGTTGTTGCTAGTCTGCATGAAGCTCCTTCCTCACTTTGACGCTTCCTGCGCGCCCTTCTTGGTAACCGCCGCAAGCAGGTTGATGATCCCCTCCGGGGAGAGCACGTGCTGCACGGCGTCGATCTTTATCGCTTCCCCGGGCATGCCGAACACAAGGGAGCTCTCCCGGTCCTGCGCGATGCAGAGCCCGCCGCGCTCTTTCAGGGTCTTCAGCTCCGCCGCGCCGTCCTTTCCCATCCCGGAGAGGATGATCCCGGCGGCGCTGGAGCCGTAGCTCTGGGCGACCGAGCGGAATAGGGCGTCGACGGAGGGACGGACCCCGTTTTCGGGGGGGGCGCAGGAGAGTGAGATCCTTCCCGCCGGCGTGGCTTCCATGTGGCAGCCGTCGGGCGCCACGTAAACCTCTCCCGCGGTGATGACCATGCCGTCGGCGGCAAGACGCACCGGCATCCGCGAGTGGTGGTTCAGCCAGTGCACGAAGTTTTCGGTGAAGCCGACCGCCATGTGCTGCACCACCAGCACGGCGGCCCCGAGCTTCTCGGGAAGGGCGGCGAGGATCTGGCGCAACAGCGGCGGGCCGCCGGTTGAGGCCCCGATGGCGATCACCTTGATGGAGCCGCTTTCCCTTACTGGCGGGATCTTTGGCCAGGGGGCGGGGACGCCTGCTGGAAATACCCGCCGCACCACCTTGATCTCGGACATGAGCTTTATGTGGTGGATCAGGCTTGCCACCGATTCGCGGTAGCCGGGAGTCCCCACCGGGGCGGGCTTCGGTAGCACCATCAGGACCCCTGCCTCCATGAAGCGGAACAAAAGGTCGGAGTCGCCGGTGTCGATCTTCCCGGAGACGATCACGATCGGGACCGGGGAGCTGGACATGATGGCGCGGGTTGCCTCCAGGCCGTTCATCCCGGAGAGGTGCAGGTCCATGGTGATCAGGTCGGGCTTCAGGTTCGCGGCGGCTTCGACCGCCTCCTCGCCGCTTTCGGCGACGCCTACTACCTGAAGCTCCGGGTCCGCCTCAAAGGCGGCCACCAGGGCCTTCTGCACCGTTTTAGAGTCCTCCACCACAAGTAGTCTGATCATGTGGTCCCCTGTCAGGTCAGTTTTCTTATCACGTCGATGAGGCCGCTTTGGTCGAAGCTGCTTTTCACCAGGTAGGCGCTGGCGCCGACGTCGATGCCGCGCTCGCGGTCGGCGCGGGACTCAAGCCCGGTGACGAGGATCACCGGCAGCGCGGTGAAGCGGCCGTCGGCCCTGATGGCGGCTGTGAGCTGGAAGCCGTCCATGCGCGGCATCTCCACGTCGGAAACCACGACGTCGAACGGCTCGGTCTTCAGCTGGGTCAGAGCGTCGAGGCCGTCGATGGCGGTGCGCACCCGGTATCCGGAAGCCTCCAGGATGTTCTTCAAGAGCGTGCGCGAAGTGATGGAGTCTTCCGCAACCAGCACAGAAAGCCGCGCCGCCTGCACCTGGGAAGCGGCCTCCTCTGGAGCCTGGAGCGGCGCCTGGTCCGCGAAGGCCGAGCGGAACAGGTCGGCGATGCTCAGGACCGGGACCACCTTCCCGTCGCCGGACATGGTTCCCCCCGCCACGTTTCTCACCCGCGACAGCTGGCTTCCCAAAGGCTTGACCAGGATCTCCTGCACCCCGACCACCTGGTCCACGGCGCAGGCGATCCGCTTCTCGCCTGCGTGCAGCAGCACATAGCTCAGCATGCGCTCCGGGGCGGCCGGCGCCGGGACCCCCAAAAGGCGCGCAAGCGGGACGAGCGCCAGCACCTCTCCTTCCACCAGCACCGTGTCGCGGTTTTCCACCCTCTTTACCTGCTCCGGCGCCACCCTCCCGCTTTTCTCGATGCCCGCTGCCGGCAGGAAGCAGTCCCGCCCGGCGACCTGCACCTGGAGGGCCCGCATCATGGCGAAGGAAAGGGGGAAGTAGAGGCGGAAGCGGGTTCCCGCCCCCGGCGCGCTCTCGACCGCCACGTGTCCACCCAGTCTTTCCAGCGCCTCGCGCACTATGGCGAGCCCCACCCCGCGCCCGGAGATGCTGCTGACGGTCCTGCTGGTGGAGACCCCGGATTCGAAGATGAACTGGAGCAGCTCCTGGCCGGCCGTCCGCTCCAGGGTTTCCCTGGGGGCGAGCTCCTGCCTTAGGGCCGCTTCCCGCACCTGTTCGAGGTCGATGCCGCAGCCGTCGTCGCTCACCGAGAGCTCGGCGCGGTTGCCGTCTTTGAGCTTCATCTCCAGGCGCAGCTTCCCTTTCTCCGGCTTCCCTGAGCGCCGGCGCTCGGCTGGGGCCTCTATGCCGTGGTCGAGCATGTTGCGCACCAGGTGCAAAAGCGGTTCCTTCAGCTCAGCCAGGATGCGGCGGTCCAGCTCCAGCTCGCTCCCCTCGCAGTGAAGCTCCGCTTCCTTGCCCAGTTGCCGGGCCAGGTCGCGCACCATCTTGGAGAAGGGGTCGGCAAGGGAGGAGAAGGGGAGCAGGTGCAGTTTCTTCACCTCGTCCAGCAGCGGGTCTATCATGCTGCGCAGCGCCCAGAGGTTCTTCTCGGCCCCCTTCTCCAGGCGACGCAGCGTTGCCTCCAGCACCTTCTCGTTTTGGCAACCCTGTTCGAGCTGCTGGGCTAGCGCCTTCTCCTGCGGCGAGGACCCTTGCTTGAGCGACTTCCTGGCCATTTCCAGAGCCCGCGAACGCTCGGCGGCGCGCTCCGAAACTTCGGCGGCCAGCGCCGCTATTTCCTCGTGCAGCGCCGCTGCGGAGAGCTTCGCCGAAACGAGCTCCTCTGACTGCAGCAAAAGCGACTCCAAAAGGCGCGCCGAGACCTTCACCGTTTCCTCGGCCGCGCCGCGCGGGGCAGGGCGGGGTGCAGGGGCAGCCGCAGCGTGAAGCTCCGATGGCTCCCCGGCAGCGGCAAACGCCTCGGTGGAGGTTCTGCCGGGCCCAGCGCCCGAGAGGCTGTCTCCTCGCAGGGCTTGCTCCCCAGGCGCCGCTTCCGAGGACGGGGCCGCGGCGGGGGGCGGAGGGGGAGACAGGCTCGCCCGTGCGTGCGCGATCCCTGAGGCCACGGCGTCGATGTCGCGGTGCAGCCTGTCGAAGAGGTCGAGGTCGAGCGCAAGCTCGCCTCGCTTCAAAGATGCCAGGAGGGTCTCCAGTTCCTGGCACCCCTGGGCCACGGCGACCAGGTTCACCGCGTGCGCCGCACCCTTGAGCGTGTGCACGCGCCTCAATACGGTCTCGACCAGGCGCGCCTGCTCGCCTTCCTCGTTTTCGCGCTCGAGCGCGACGAGGAGCGTGGCGAGCGCGCCCACGTGCTCCTGCGCCTCCAGTTCGAAGGTGTCGAGGAGCTCCCTCATCAGGGCTTCGGTGTCACCCATGCAGCCCCCTTTTGCTTGCGGGGGTGGCCGCGGTGCTCGCGCGGGGGCTTTGCGGGTAAAGTGCGATCATGCGACCTTGTACCCGCTCACCAGCGTCTGGAGCTTCTGGTTCAGCTCGTAGAGGTTTCTGGCCGCCGCCTCGATCTGGCGCGAACCCTCGACGTTCTGGTCGCTCGCCTGGTTGATGCTGTGTATGGCGATGGCGATCTGGTCCATGCCGATCGCCTGCTCCTGGGTCGAGGTGACGATCTGCAGCGTGGCGTTGGAGGACTCCTCGATGCTCAAGGCGAGCGTGCGGATCGACTCCCCCGCCTCGCTGGACTGCTTGACCCCCGCCTCGACGGCCTTGCTCCCCTGTTCGGTGGCAAGGACCGCGGCCGTGGTCGCTTTCTGAATCTGCCCGATGATGTTGCGCACCTGGCTTGTCGCCTGCTTCGACTGGGTGGCCAGGTTCTTCACCTCCTGGGCCACGACGGCGAATCCCTTGCCGTGCTCGCCGGCCTTGGCGGCCTCGATGGCTGCGTTCACCGCCAAAAGGTTCGACTGTTCGGCGAGGTCGGCCACGGTGGCGATGATCTCTCCGATCGCCTGGCTCTGCTCGCTCAGGTTCACGATCCGCTCGGCGATGAAACCCATGCGCTCGTCGATCCCCTGCATCCCGTCGATGGCGCTGGAAACCGATTCGCGCCCCTCCTTGGCGACCTGCACCGCGCGGCTGGCGCTCTCGTAGACCTGCCTCGACTTCTGCGAGGTGAGGTCGGTGGTCTGGCGGATCTCCTGTACCGTGGCGTTGGTCTCGGAGATGGAGGTTGCGGTCTGGGCGGAGCTTGAGGCGAGCTGGCTCACCGTGGTCATGATTTCAGCCGCCGACCCGGCGAGGACGTTCACCACCTCCCGGATCTCCAAGCTCAACTCCCTCAGGTTCCTGGTCATCTGGCTGAAGGAGTGGCCGAGGCGGTCCTTCGGGGAGGCGGGGACCACGTCGATGGTGAGATCGCCCGCGGCGATGCGGTCGGCGCTGGCAGCAAGGCTTTTGAGCGAGGCCACCATGTTGGACATGGCCAAGCCGAATACGTCCCGCTCGGAGGCGGGGACCACCTCGGTGTCGAGGTCCC from Citrifermentans bremense harbors:
- the cheB gene encoding chemotaxis protein CheB; its protein translation is MIRLLVVEDSKTVQKALVAAFEADPELQVVGVAESGEEAVEAAANLKPDLITMDLHLSGMNGLEATRAIMSSSPVPIVIVSGKIDTGDSDLLFRFMEAGVLMVLPKPAPVGTPGYRESVASLIHHIKLMSEIKVVRRVFPAGVPAPWPKIPPVRESGSIKVIAIGASTGGPPLLRQILAALPEKLGAAVLVVQHMAVGFTENFVHWLNHHSRMPVRLAADGMVITAGEVYVAPDGCHMEATPAGRISLSCAPPENGVRPSVDALFRSVAQSYGSSAAGIILSGMGKDGAAELKTLKERGGLCIAQDRESSLVFGMPGEAIKIDAVQHVLSPEGIINLLAAVTKKGAQEASK
- a CDS encoding hybrid sensor histidine kinase/response regulator, with amino-acid sequence MGDTEALMRELLDTFELEAQEHVGALATLLVALERENEEGEQARLVETVLRRVHTLKGAAHAVNLVAVAQGCQELETLLASLKRGELALDLDLFDRLHRDIDAVASGIAHARASLSPPPPPAAAPSSEAAPGEQALRGDSLSGAGPGRTSTEAFAAAGEPSELHAAAAPAPRPAPRGAAEETVKVSARLLESLLLQSEELVSAKLSAAALHEEIAALAAEVSERAAERSRALEMARKSLKQGSSPQEKALAQQLEQGCQNEKVLEATLRRLEKGAEKNLWALRSMIDPLLDEVKKLHLLPFSSLADPFSKMVRDLARQLGKEAELHCEGSELELDRRILAELKEPLLHLVRNMLDHGIEAPAERRRSGKPEKGKLRLEMKLKDGNRAELSVSDDGCGIDLEQVREAALRQELAPRETLERTAGQELLQFIFESGVSTSRTVSSISGRGVGLAIVREALERLGGHVAVESAPGAGTRFRLYFPLSFAMMRALQVQVAGRDCFLPAAGIEKSGRVAPEQVKRVENRDTVLVEGEVLALVPLARLLGVPAPAAPERMLSYVLLHAGEKRIACAVDQVVGVQEILVKPLGSQLSRVRNVAGGTMSGDGKVVPVLSIADLFRSAFADQAPLQAPEEAASQVQAARLSVLVAEDSITSRTLLKNILEASGYRVRTAIDGLDALTQLKTEPFDVVVSDVEMPRMDGFQLTAAIRADGRFTALPVILVTGLESRADRERGIDVGASAYLVKSSFDQSGLIDVIRKLT
- a CDS encoding methyl-accepting chemotaxis protein, translating into MLNNLNIRSRLIAGFGAIVLFLVLIGALSLKNLKAQGDLMTEFHEHPFTVTNAIQSVDAHVVRIHRSMKDVVLYAKNPEDLEASLADIDTSERIVYRDLALVRERFLGDKGKIDQIRDSMDRWKQVRARTIELVRQGKVPEAVAFHKNYARRLVTGIDSQVNEVLKFASNKAEEFVLRSQNNQRITFAVTALLVLLAAGLAAWTAIAITSSITGPLDQAVNAAERLSQGDVSVEIHGGSQDELGRLLCAMEKMVQSLRRMGETANQIALGDLDTEVVPASERDVFGLAMSNMVASLKSLAASADRIAAGDLTIDVVPASPKDRLGHSFSQMTRNLRELSLEIREVVNVLAGSAAEIMTTVSQLASSSAQTATSISETNATVQEIRQTTDLTSQKSRQVYESASRAVQVAKEGRESVSSAIDGMQGIDERMGFIAERIVNLSEQSQAIGEIIATVADLAEQSNLLAVNAAIEAAKAGEHGKGFAVVAQEVKNLATQSKQATSQVRNIIGQIQKATTAAVLATEQGSKAVEAGVKQSSEAGESIRTLALSIEESSNATLQIVTSTQEQAIGMDQIAIAIHSINQASDQNVEGSRQIEAAARNLYELNQKLQTLVSGYKVA